Proteins encoded within one genomic window of Brachybacterium avium:
- a CDS encoding IS110 family transposase: protein MVVLIGADVHKNSHTFVAVDAAGKQIGQITVRATHSGHEKAYRWARKSFIEQDRQWGVEDCRHLTGLLERDLLAHGEPVVRVPAKLMARQRATARTRGKSDPIDALAVARAMAREDDLPTAFTDEQAREVKLVLARREDLVAERTRVINRLRWHLHELDPEVDPAPRALTHRPAQERVRELVEASEGIVAEIAGMVLADLERLCSSISELDARLRVMVREVEPVLLEIPGCAELSAAKILAETAGIERFANEGKYAMFAGCAPIPVWSGKTEGRVRLNRGGNRQLNCAIHRIALTQVRLEGPGKEYYDRLREQGKTVMEALRCLKSAIARRIWRALTRAHAEALATTPIPLNPTSTTCVPQAA from the coding sequence ATGGTGGTCCTGATCGGCGCTGACGTCCACAAGAACTCGCACACCTTCGTCGCGGTCGACGCGGCGGGCAAGCAGATCGGGCAGATCACTGTCCGCGCGACTCATAGCGGTCACGAGAAGGCCTACCGATGGGCCAGGAAGTCCTTCATCGAGCAGGACCGCCAGTGGGGGGTGGAGGACTGTCGCCACCTCACCGGTCTGCTCGAACGCGATCTCCTTGCCCATGGAGAGCCCGTGGTCAGGGTGCCGGCGAAGCTGATGGCACGCCAACGCGCCACAGCGCGCACTCGCGGGAAGTCCGACCCGATCGATGCTCTCGCCGTCGCGCGGGCGATGGCCCGCGAGGACGATCTGCCGACCGCGTTCACCGATGAGCAGGCACGAGAGGTCAAGCTGGTCCTGGCGCGTCGTGAGGACCTGGTCGCGGAGCGGACCCGGGTGATCAACCGCCTGCGCTGGCACCTGCACGAGCTCGACCCCGAAGTCGACCCGGCACCACGCGCGCTGACCCATCGACCGGCTCAGGAACGAGTGCGGGAGCTGGTCGAGGCGAGCGAGGGGATCGTCGCGGAGATCGCGGGCATGGTCCTGGCCGACCTCGAACGGCTCTGCTCCTCGATCAGCGAGCTGGATGCGCGGCTGCGTGTCATGGTCCGGGAGGTGGAGCCGGTGCTGTTGGAGATCCCCGGCTGCGCGGAGCTGTCGGCCGCGAAGATCCTCGCCGAGACCGCCGGGATCGAACGGTTCGCGAACGAGGGGAAGTACGCGATGTTCGCCGGCTGCGCTCCGATCCCGGTCTGGTCAGGCAAGACCGAGGGGAGAGTCCGTCTGAACAGGGGCGGGAATCGTCAGTTGAATTGCGCGATCCACCGCATCGCCCTCACTCAAGTCCGTCTCGAAGGACCCGGTAAGGAGTACTACGACCGGCTCCGCGAACAGGGCAAGACCGTGATGGAAGCCCTCCGCTGCTTGAAGAGCGCGATCGCCCGCCGCATCTGGCGCGCTCTCACCCGTGCCCACGCCGAAGCCCTCGCCACCACCCCGATCCCACTGAACCCCACCTCAACGACTTGCGTACCGCAAGCCGCTTGA
- a CDS encoding general stress protein, translating into MSQPPQSPRSASPLTARLYDLEYPRSLGVYSTYQEVQSVVDTLADRQFPVQSTLIVGTDLKLMERVTGRRTWPKVISQGALSGLWMGLFLGLLLLLLSPGNLTVVLTAVVLGIVFFTVSSVIGYAMTGGRRDFTSMTATIPMQYELLVEHKHAAQAQQILAESGAAPVPVRGPAASGAEQFSQQTAPYGHTSHSGGQQFGSPAARPGASSPMTPPPGRPSYGQPAQTSPAPSGGPPPAAAGRASACLRGRRCVRTPLRSSCPMDRRRSAHPAPPKPPLKRAALVVARHIRPRTPPILRSRPSAPRRGRRPRIPHPIGAHPGTGAPATTASAEPLPRTAGTAISSPPDDETSSPPGGCVSPQLHTPP; encoded by the coding sequence ATGAGCCAGCCTCCGCAGTCGCCGCGTTCCGCCTCTCCGCTGACGGCACGCCTCTACGATCTCGAATATCCCCGCTCCCTCGGCGTCTATAGCACCTACCAGGAGGTGCAGTCCGTGGTCGACACCCTCGCGGATCGGCAGTTCCCGGTGCAGAGCACCTTGATCGTCGGCACGGATCTGAAGCTCATGGAGCGTGTCACCGGTCGGCGCACCTGGCCCAAGGTGATCTCCCAGGGTGCGCTCTCCGGCCTGTGGATGGGGCTCTTCCTCGGCCTGCTGCTGCTCCTGCTCTCCCCGGGCAACCTCACCGTGGTCCTCACCGCCGTGGTACTGGGCATCGTGTTCTTCACGGTGTCCTCGGTGATCGGGTACGCGATGACAGGGGGCAGGCGGGACTTCACCTCGATGACGGCCACCATCCCGATGCAGTACGAACTGCTGGTCGAGCACAAGCATGCGGCGCAGGCGCAGCAGATCCTCGCCGAGTCCGGTGCCGCGCCGGTCCCGGTGCGCGGCCCGGCCGCGAGCGGCGCTGAGCAGTTCTCTCAGCAGACCGCGCCCTACGGCCATACCTCCCACAGCGGTGGTCAGCAGTTCGGCTCCCCGGCCGCGCGCCCCGGAGCGTCCTCTCCCATGACCCCGCCGCCCGGGCGCCCCAGCTACGGCCAGCCGGCGCAGACCAGCCCCGCCCCGAGCGGGGGCCCACCGCCCGCAGCGGCAGGCCGAGCTTCGGCATGCCTGCGGGGGCGCCGCTGCGTGAGGACCCCGCTGCGGAGCAGCTGCCCCATGGATCGCCGTCGGTCGGCGCATCCAGCACCTCCGAAGCCTCCGCTGAAACGGGCGGCTCTCGTGGTGGCACGGCATATCCGTCCTCGGACCCCGCCGATCCTGCGCAGCCGTCCGAGCGCCCCTCGCAGAGGCCGCCGGCCGAGGATCCCGCACCCGATCGGCGCTCATCCCGGGACCGGCGCCCCGGCGACGACCGCGAGCGCTGAGCCGCTGCCCCGAACTGCCGGGACAGCGATCTCGTCGCCGCCCGACGACGAGACCAGCTCCCCTCCCGGGGGATGCGTGTCCCCGCAGCTGCACACGCCTCCGTGA
- the tuf gene encoding elongation factor Tu yields the protein MAKAKFERTKPHVNIGTIGHVDHGKTTLSAAISKVLYDKFPELNQARDFDTIDNAPEEKQRGITINVSHIEYETDKRHYAHVDAPGHADYVKNMITGAAQMDGAILVVAATDGPMAQTREHVLLAKQVGVPYLLAALNKSDMVDDEEILELVEMEVREMLAAQGFDEDAPIIQVSALKALEGDPKWVKSVEDLMDAVDESIPDPVRDLDQAFLMPIEDVFTIQGRGTVVTGKVDRGKLSINSEVEILGIRKPQKTIVTGIEMFHKQMDEAWAGENCGLLLRGTKREDVERGQVVAKPGTITPHTNFEAQVYILSKDEGGRHNPFYSNYRPQFYFRTTDVTGVIELPEGTEMVMPGDNTEMTVELIQPIAMEEGLGFAIREGGRTVGSGRVTKITK from the coding sequence ATGGCGAAGGCCAAGTTCGAGCGGACCAAGCCGCACGTCAACATCGGCACCATCGGTCACGTCGACCACGGCAAGACCACGCTGAGCGCTGCGATCTCGAAGGTCCTGTACGACAAGTTCCCGGAGCTGAACCAGGCCCGTGACTTCGACACGATCGACAACGCGCCGGAGGAGAAGCAGCGCGGCATCACGATCAACGTCTCGCACATCGAGTACGAGACCGACAAGCGCCACTACGCGCACGTCGACGCCCCCGGGCACGCCGACTACGTGAAGAACATGATCACCGGCGCGGCTCAGATGGACGGCGCGATCCTCGTGGTCGCCGCCACCGACGGCCCGATGGCGCAGACCCGTGAGCACGTGCTGCTCGCCAAGCAGGTCGGCGTTCCCTACCTGCTCGCCGCCCTCAACAAGTCCGACATGGTCGACGACGAGGAGATCCTCGAGCTCGTCGAGATGGAGGTCCGCGAGATGCTGGCCGCCCAGGGCTTCGACGAGGACGCGCCGATCATCCAGGTGTCCGCGCTGAAGGCTCTCGAGGGCGACCCCAAGTGGGTCAAGTCCGTCGAGGACCTCATGGACGCCGTGGACGAGTCCATCCCGGACCCGGTCCGCGATCTCGACCAGGCGTTCCTGATGCCGATCGAGGACGTCTTCACGATCCAGGGTCGTGGCACCGTCGTCACCGGCAAGGTCGACCGCGGCAAGCTGTCGATCAACTCCGAGGTCGAGATCCTCGGCATCCGCAAGCCGCAGAAGACGATCGTCACCGGCATCGAGATGTTCCACAAGCAGATGGACGAGGCATGGGCCGGCGAGAACTGCGGCCTGCTGCTGCGTGGCACCAAGCGTGAGGACGTCGAGCGCGGCCAGGTCGTGGCCAAGCCCGGCACGATCACCCCGCACACCAACTTCGAGGCGCAGGTCTACATCCTGTCCAAGGACGAGGGCGGCCGTCACAATCCGTTCTACTCGAACTACCGTCCGCAGTTCTACTTCCGGACGACCGACGTCACCGGCGTCATCGAGCTGCCCGAGGGCACCGAGATGGTCATGCCCGGCGACAACACCGAGATGACGGTCGAGCTGATCCAGCCGATCGCCATGGAGGAGGGCCTCGGCTTCGCCATCCGTGAGGGTGGCCGCACCGTGGGCTCCGGCCGCGTCACCAAGATCACCAAGTGA
- the fusA gene encoding elongation factor G, with amino-acid sequence MALEVLSDLNKVRNIGIMAHIDAGKTTTTERILFYTGVNYKMGETHDGAGTMDWMDQEKERGITITSAATTCYWHDNQINIIDTPGHVDFTVEVERSLRVLDGAVAVFDGKEGVEPQSETVWRQADKYEVPRICFVNKMDKLGADFFFTVSTIKDRLGAKPLVMQVPIGAENDFRGVVDLVELKAYEWPDTLEEDMPAINSKKGDPARGQWQREIPIPEDLQDTVDEYRAQLVEDVAESSEELMDKYLEEGELTTDELKAGIRAMTINSEAYPVFCGTAFKNKGVQPVLNGVVDYLPSPLDVPPMIGHDVKDESKELTRAPDWEEPFSALAFKVAAHAFFGSLTYVRVYSGQVQQGMQILNATTGKKERVGKLFQMHSNKENPVEEAFAGHIYAFIGLKDTTTGDTLCDPANPIQLESMSFPEPVISVAIEPKTKSDQEKLGVAIQKLAKEDPTFQVQLDEETGQTVIRGMGELHLDILVDRMRREFNVEANIGKPQVAYRETIKRTVEKFDFTHKKQTGGSGQFAKVQLTFGPLTDAEEGVFYEFENKVTGGRIPREYIPSVDAGIQDALQGGITAGYPVVNVKASLLDGAFHDVDSSEMAFKIAGSMAAKEALRKAQPVILEPLMDVEVRTPEEYMGDVIGDLNSRRGQVQSMEDASGVKIVRALVPLSEMFGYVGDLRSKTQGRAMYTMQFDSYAEVPASIAEEIVAKTRGE; translated from the coding sequence GTGGCACTCGAAGTGCTCAGCGACCTGAACAAGGTCCGCAATATCGGCATCATGGCTCACATCGATGCTGGCAAGACCACCACGACCGAGCGCATCCTCTTCTACACCGGCGTGAACTACAAGATGGGCGAGACCCACGACGGCGCCGGCACGATGGACTGGATGGACCAGGAGAAGGAGCGCGGCATCACGATCACGTCGGCCGCGACGACCTGCTACTGGCACGACAACCAGATCAACATCATCGACACCCCCGGGCACGTCGACTTCACCGTCGAGGTGGAGCGTTCGCTGCGTGTGCTCGACGGAGCCGTCGCAGTGTTCGACGGCAAGGAGGGCGTGGAGCCCCAGTCCGAGACCGTGTGGCGTCAGGCCGACAAGTACGAGGTCCCGCGCATCTGCTTCGTCAACAAGATGGACAAGCTGGGCGCCGACTTCTTCTTCACCGTCAGCACGATCAAGGACCGCCTCGGCGCGAAGCCGCTGGTCATGCAGGTCCCGATCGGCGCGGAGAATGATTTCCGCGGCGTCGTCGACCTCGTCGAGCTGAAGGCCTACGAGTGGCCCGACACGCTCGAGGAGGACATGCCCGCGATCAACTCCAAGAAGGGTGATCCGGCCCGCGGCCAGTGGCAGCGGGAGATCCCGATCCCGGAGGATCTGCAGGACACGGTCGACGAGTACCGTGCCCAGCTGGTCGAGGACGTCGCCGAGAGCTCCGAGGAGCTCATGGACAAGTACCTCGAAGAGGGCGAGCTCACCACCGATGAGCTCAAGGCCGGCATCCGCGCCATGACCATCAACTCCGAGGCCTACCCGGTCTTCTGCGGCACCGCTTTCAAGAACAAGGGCGTCCAGCCCGTCCTCAACGGTGTCGTCGACTACCTGCCCTCGCCGCTCGACGTCCCGCCGATGATCGGCCACGATGTCAAGGACGAGTCGAAGGAGCTCACCCGCGCGCCCGACTGGGAAGAGCCCTTCTCGGCGCTCGCGTTCAAGGTCGCCGCGCATGCGTTCTTCGGATCGCTGACCTACGTGCGCGTCTACTCCGGCCAGGTGCAGCAGGGTATGCAGATCCTGAATGCCACCACCGGCAAGAAGGAGCGCGTGGGCAAGCTGTTCCAGATGCACTCCAACAAGGAGAATCCGGTGGAGGAGGCCTTCGCAGGCCACATCTACGCGTTCATCGGGCTGAAGGACACCACCACCGGTGACACCCTGTGTGATCCGGCGAACCCGATCCAGCTCGAATCGATGAGCTTCCCGGAGCCGGTCATCTCGGTGGCGATCGAGCCCAAGACGAAGAGCGACCAGGAGAAGCTGGGTGTCGCCATCCAGAAGCTCGCCAAGGAGGACCCGACCTTCCAGGTGCAGCTCGACGAGGAGACCGGCCAGACCGTCATCCGCGGCATGGGTGAGCTCCACCTCGACATCCTCGTTGACCGCATGCGTCGCGAGTTCAACGTCGAGGCCAACATCGGCAAGCCCCAGGTGGCCTACCGCGAGACGATCAAGCGGACGGTGGAGAAGTTCGACTTCACCCACAAGAAGCAGACCGGTGGGTCTGGCCAGTTCGCGAAGGTCCAGCTGACCTTCGGCCCGCTGACCGACGCCGAAGAGGGCGTGTTCTACGAGTTCGAGAACAAGGTCACCGGCGGTCGCATCCCGCGCGAGTACATCCCGAGCGTGGACGCGGGCATCCAGGATGCCCTGCAGGGCGGCATCACGGCCGGCTACCCGGTCGTGAACGTCAAGGCCTCTCTCCTGGACGGCGCGTTCCACGACGTCGACTCCTCGGAGATGGCCTTCAAGATCGCCGGCTCCATGGCGGCCAAGGAGGCCCTGCGCAAGGCGCAGCCGGTCATCCTCGAGCCCCTCATGGACGTCGAGGTCCGCACTCCGGAGGAGTACATGGGAGATGTCATCGGCGACCTGAACTCCAGGCGAGGTCAGGTCCAGTCGATGGAGGACGCGAGCGGGGTCAAGATCGTCCGTGCTCTCGTCCCGCTGTCCGAGATGTTCGGATACGTCGGCGACCTGCGGTCCAAGACCCAGGGTCGTGCGATGTACACGATGCAGTTCGACAGCTACGCGGAGGTCCCCGCCAGCATCGCTGAGGAGATCGTCGCGAAGACCCGGGGCGAGTGA
- the rpsG gene encoding 30S ribosomal protein S7: MPRKGPAPKRQLVVDPVFGSPIVTQLINKILLDGKKTVAEGIVYGALEGAREKNGQDPVVTLKKALDNIRPSLEVRSRRVGGATYQVPIEVKPGRSTTLALRWLVSYSRARRENTMTERLMNEILDASNGLGAAVKRREDTHKMAESNRAFAHYRW; this comes from the coding sequence ATGCCTCGTAAGGGCCCCGCTCCCAAGCGCCAGCTCGTCGTCGATCCGGTCTTCGGCTCGCCGATCGTCACGCAGCTCATCAACAAGATCCTCCTGGACGGCAAGAAGACCGTCGCCGAGGGCATCGTCTACGGCGCGCTCGAGGGCGCCCGTGAGAAGAACGGCCAGGACCCGGTCGTCACCCTGAAGAAGGCGCTGGACAACATCCGGCCGTCCCTCGAGGTCCGCTCCCGCCGCGTCGGCGGTGCGACCTACCAGGTCCCGATCGAGGTCAAGCCCGGCCGCTCCACCACGCTGGCGTTGCGCTGGCTGGTCAGCTACTCCCGCGCCCGCCGCGAGAACACCATGACCGAGCGTCTGATGAACGAGATCCTGGACGCCTCCAACGGCCTCGGTGCCGCTGTCAAGCGCCGCGAGGACACCCACAAGATGGCCGAGTCCAACCGGGCCTTCGCTCACTACCGCTGGTGA
- the rpsL gene encoding 30S ribosomal protein S12: protein MPTIQQLVRKGRDARSSSSKTPALKGSPQRRGVCTRVYTQTPKKPNSALRKIARVKLSTGVEVTAYIPGEGHNLQEHSIVLVRGGRVKDLPGVRYKIVRGALDTQSVKGRQQARSRYGAKKEKK from the coding sequence GTGCCCACTATTCAGCAGTTGGTGCGCAAGGGGAGGGACGCACGGTCGTCCTCCTCGAAGACGCCTGCGCTCAAGGGTTCGCCCCAGCGCCGCGGTGTCTGCACGCGCGTCTACACCCAGACCCCCAAGAAGCCGAACTCGGCGCTGCGCAAGATCGCGCGCGTGAAGCTGTCGACCGGCGTCGAGGTCACCGCCTACATCCCCGGCGAGGGCCACAATCTCCAGGAGCACTCGATCGTGCTCGTCCGCGGCGGCCGTGTGAAGGACCTGCCCGGCGTGCGCTACAAGATCGTGCGCGGCGCGCTGGACACCCAGTCCGTCAAGGGCCGCCAGCAGGCCCGTTCCCGCTACGGCGCCAAGAAGGAGAAGAAGTAA